Genomic window (Bacillus vallismortis):
AAAAAAAAGAAAGCTAGTCCAACACTGAAAGTGCTAGAGTAATGATGCCTTCTAATTCTTTTTTACTGTAATTAGTTTTTATTAGTACTCTTATACCTACCAAATTGTTGTGTAAGAAACGAGATATGTTATCAGAATCGATTTCTTTTGATATCTCTCCACTAGTTTGGCCCCGTTTTATAAGGTTATTAAACATATCTTCAGTACGGTTAAACATTTTTGTAACTATGCGTCCAATTTCTTTGTCCAACAAAGATAATTCAATGGCTGCATTTACTGATAGACAACCTTTTGGGTATTGTTCCATGGAATTCAGTACGAAAATAAAAACATCACGTATCGCCTGTTTAATGGATGAAGTGCTGCTAATTATGCTTTCCATCTCATTGACGATGAGCTCTTCATAGTGATTAAGGGAAGCTAAAAACAATGAACGCTTGTCACCAAATGTGTCATATATACTCCTGCGGTGTATCCCCATATGATTTACCAAATCTTGCATGGATGTTTTTTCATAACCCTGTTCCCAGAAAAGCTCCATTGCTTTTCTTAATACTGCTTTTTCGTCAAACTCTTTACTTCTAGCCATTTTTTTCTCCTTAAAAAAATCAATGAATTAATACTAACAAAAACAAACGTCATAATCCATTGTAGAATGAACATTCTCAAATTAACACATGAATTTCAAACCATGATTAAATAATACCCTTTTTAGAACGATAAGTAAAGAATTATAAATTTAATCATCAATATATTTGCTCCACATGTTGGATTTGGTCTTTTCCAACGGGAACAAAATCAGACTAAAACAGGAGAATATCAGCAGCCATTAAAATGAGATAGTATATAACCTCATGTTCACACCGGCATCCACATCTAATCCTTCTTCTTTGTTCTTGTCTACTTTTGCTTTGTATGCACGAGCCCTATTTATTAAACCTTTCGGTTTATAGAAGATAAAATCCAACTGGTCAACCGACTTCACTTGACTGACATCCGCAGCAATGCCTATTAAATTAGGGTTATCTTTGATTGCTTGGTCAATATTTTATTTCGAGTGACTAGTGACAATCGCCGTGTTGCTCATTTCAAGAATCTTTTTCGCATATGCATAGCCTATACCTGACGTCCCGCCCCTCACTAAAATCTTTGTCAATTTTATGTTGTTGTTTCTCACTCTTGTATAATCAGAAGAATCTTTCCTTGAGCTTTCCCTTTTGCGATTTTGGCAATAGCTTCGTTCACTTGCCGAAAAGCAAATGTCGAATCAATGGTTGGTTTGATGCCCGCTTCATCAATCCACTGGGTGATGTTTTTTAGTTGTTTGCCATTGGGCTGAACATATAAGAAATCATACGTTTTCTGTTGAAGATGTGCCGCTATATCAAACGGCATGCCGATCACACCGAAAAGAAGACTCTGCAACGTTGAAAATCCGCCATGTTGAATTGCAAAACGTGCATTTGGACCAGCATTCAATGACAATAATTTTCCGCCAGGTTTTAAAACACGTAATTCATTCCTGAACTCACTTGCACCACGAGTATCAATCACGTAATCGAAATCTTTCAGCACCTCAACATAATCTTGCTTCTGATAGTCGATGAACTGGTCAGCACCAATGGATAGCGCTAAATGACGAGCTGATTCACTACCACTGACAGCTACAAAAAGCTTCTTTGATTTCGCAAACGGAATGGCAATCTGCCCAAATCCGCCTGTTCCACCAGGAATGAACAGTTTTGTGCCAGGTTTCACGTTCAGTACATCGAAGGCTTGAACAACAGTCAGAGCCGATAATGGAATGGCAGCCCCTTCTTCAAAAGTAAGATGTTTTGGCATTTTCGCAACGATATTTGCATCAGCCACAACATATTCTGCAAAGGCACCCATTGTATCTAGTGGCATTAGCGCATATACTCTGTCGCCCTTATTAAAGTCTGTCACCGCTTCACCAACCGATTCAATCACACCTGAAAGTTCATTTCCGAGTGTCAACGGGAAATCATAGTGGTCAAAAACGCGCACCTTTCCAGTAATCGCCAATATAAGATGTGGGTCAACGCCCGCCACATTTGTTTTGATTAACACTTGATGTTTGTTTATTCTTGGAATAGGCACATCGTTGATGTGAGCTTCTAGCTTTTTCGAGTAGCTGTGTATTTGGACTGCTTTCATCATGTCCCCCTTAAAAATTAATAATCACTTTCCCTTTCGGTCGTCCATTTGCGACTAGTTCTAGCGCTTCATTTACGTTGTCTATGGTAAATAGTGTTGGATAAATCTCTGGAACAATGTTGTTTTCTTCAATGATTTTGGTAATCTTTTTAAGTTTGTGCGCCGTCAGAACGAAGATAAAATGGTATTCCACGTCGTGTTTTTTGGCTTTG
Coding sequences:
- a CDS encoding TetR/AcrR family transcriptional regulator: MARSKEFDEKAVLRKAMELFWEQGYEKTSMQDLVNHMGIHRRSIYDTFGDKRSLFLASLNHYEELIVNEMESIISSTSSIKQAIRDVFIFVLNSMEQYPKGCLSVNAAIELSLLDKEIGRIVTKMFNRTEDMFNNLIKRGQTSGEISKEIDSDNISRFLHNNLVGIRVLIKTNYSKKELEGIITLALSVLD
- a CDS encoding NADP-dependent oxidoreductase — its product is MMKAVQIHSYSKKLEAHINDVPIPRINKHQVLIKTNVAGVDPHLILAITGKVRVFDHYDFPLTLGNELSGVIESVGEAVTDFNKGDRVYALMPLDTMGAFAEYVVADANIVAKMPKHLTFEEGAAIPLSALTVVQAFDVLNVKPGTKLFIPGGTGGFGQIAIPFAKSKKLFVAVSGSESARHLALSIGADQFIDYQKQDYVEVLKDFDYVIDTRGASEFRNELRVLKPGGKLLSLNAGPNARFAIQHGGFSTLQSLLFGVIGMPFDIAAHLQQKTYDFLYVQPNGKQLKNITQWIDEAGIKPTIDSTFAFRQVNEAIAKIAKGKAQGKILLIIQE